A region of the Leucobacter komagatae genome:
ACGATCCCGATCGCCGCGGCCGCCGCGACCGGGCTCCCCGTGCTCGACGCTGACGGCATGGGCCGCGCCTTCCCCGAGTTGCAGATGGTGCTGCCCACGCTCTACGGCGTCACCTCGTCGCCGCTCGCGTACTCCGACGAGAAGGGCAATGTGGGCGTGCTCCGCACCGTCGACAATGCCTGGGGCGAGCGCATCATCCGCGTCGCCGCCGTCGAGATGGGCTGCTCGATCATGCTGTCAGGCTTCCACATGTCTGGCGCGACCGCGAAGAAGGCGCTCGTCGCCGACTCGCTCTCGCTGTGCGTGAACGTTGGCAAGGGCATCGTAGACGCCCGCGCCGAGAAGGTCGACGCCGTCGAACGGGCGACCGAGATCCTTGGCGGCCGCGTGCTCTACGGTGGCAAGGTCACCGACGTTGAGCGCGCAACGACGGCGGGCTTCGCCCGGGGCCGCGCAACGATCGAGGAAGACGGCCGCACGCTCACGCTCCTCTTCCAGAACGAGCACCTCATCGCCGAGCGCGACGGCGAGGTGCTCGCCACAACGCCCGACCTCATCATGGTGCTCGACCACGAGACGGGCGAACCCGTCACCACCGAGGGGCTCCGATACGGCCAGCGGGTGCGCGTGATCGCCGCGCCGGCCGACGAGCGCTGGCACTCGCCCGCAGCGATCGAGATGGTCGGGCCGCGCTACTTCGGGTACGACCTCGACCCGCACCGCTTCGACGGGACGGTGCGAGCGGGCAGCCCTATCGCAGACGCGGCGCCCTTAGGCGCACCGCCCGCGGGGGTGACAGCGTGAGCTGGATCCTGACCGCCGCTGACCTCCCCGACCTCGCGCGCGGCGCGACGCTGCTCGGAACGGGCGGGGGCGGTGACCCGTACATCGGGCAGATGCTCGTGCAACAGGTGCTCGGCAATGGCGGCATCACGATACTCGACCCAGACGAGCTCGCTGACGACATGTTCGTGATCCCGACCGCGCAGATGGGCGCCCCGACCGTGATGGTCGAGAAGATCCCGGCTGGGACGGAACCGCTCGCGGCGCTCCGCACGCTCGAGGCACACCTCGGGCGGACTGCGGAGGCGACAATGCCGATCGAGTGCGGGGGCGTGAACTCGATGATCCCGCTCATCGTCGCCGCCGAGTCAGGCCTGCCCGTCGTTGACGCTGACGGCATGGGCCGCGCGTTCCCGGAGCTCTCAATGGAGACGTTCGCCGTCTACGGCGTGCAGGGTTCGCCGCTCGCCCTCGCGGGAGAGCGCGGCGAGCACGTGATCATCGACACCGGCAGCGACAACCGGCAGATGGAGTCGTTCGCCCGCGCGATCACGATTCGGCTCGGCGGGGTCGGGCACATCGCCGAGTACGCGATGACCGGAGCGGACGTGCGCCGGACCGCGATCCCGCGCACCCTGTCGATGGCGCTCGCTCTCGGCCGGGCGATCAGGATCGCGCGCGAGCAGCACCGCTCCCCCTTTGCCGCGCTGGCTGACACCCTGTCGACCACGCTCTACTCGCACGTTCGCGAGCTGCATGTCGGCAAGGTTGTTGACGTCGAGCGACGCACGACGGAGGGATTCGCACGAGGCAAGGCACTCATCGAGGCGACTGACGGCTCGGGTGATCCCGTGGTGATCGCGTTCCAGAACGAAAACCTCACGGCGTACCGCGGCGAGGAGCTGCTCGCGATTGTGCCCGACCTCATCTGCGTCGTCGACCACGAGACCGCCGAGCCGATCACGACGGAGGGGCTGCGTTACGGCCAGCGCGTGCGGGTGCTCGGCATCTCAACGCCCGATCTTATGCGAACACCCGAGGCGCTCGACACGTTCGGCCCGAGCGCGTTCGGACTCACGGAGACATTCGTTCCCGTGGAAACGCTGGCGGGGCGACCCGTCTAAGGCGTGGGGGCGCTGCGGCTTCACCGCGCAGCCCCGGCTTCACCGCGCAGCCCCGGCTTCACCGCGCAGCCCCGGCTTCACCGCGCAGCCGCAGCGCCTCCCCGCCCCATCCTCTACGCTTACAACCATGGCTCTCACTCTCACCGCGGACGATCTGCCGCTGCTCGCAGCGGGAGCCTCGTTCTGCGGCACGGGAGGCGGCGGGTCGCCCAAGCTCACGGAGCTCATGGTGCGGCCCGTCTTCGCGGAGCCCGTTGAAACCGTCCTCCCGGGCGAGCTACCACCCGAGACCCAGTGCTTCGCGCCGGCGTTCGCCGGCTCGACACTGCTGCTCAGCGAGCGGCTCCCCGGAAGGGACGAGTTCGGTCCGCTCATCGCGGTGGCAGAGCGCTGGATCGGGGCCCGCCTCGAAGCGGCTTGCTCGTTCGAGGCCGGCGGCATGAACGCGCTCACGCCCTTCCTGTTTGCGCCAGACCGCGCGGTGATTGACGCTGATTGCAGCGGACGGGCCGTGCCCACCCTCGACCGCACAAGCATCTACGTCGAGCGCCTCCCCGGCCTGTTCGCCGTCTGCGCAACCGGCGCCGGCGGCGTCG
Encoded here:
- a CDS encoding DUF917 domain-containing protein, yielding MSWTISVDDIDDLARGSAVLGTGGGGDPYIGGLLAKEALRRHGDVTVVTLDELPDDAVVACVSMLGAPTVMVEKLPSLDEVMRPVTELSEHYGRPITHIMCIEVGGVNSTIPIAAAAATGLPVLDADGMGRAFPELQMVLPTLYGVTSSPLAYSDEKGNVGVLRTVDNAWGERIIRVAAVEMGCSIMLSGFHMSGATAKKALVADSLSLCVNVGKGIVDARAEKVDAVERATEILGGRVLYGGKVTDVERATTAGFARGRATIEEDGRTLTLLFQNEHLIAERDGEVLATTPDLIMVLDHETGEPVTTEGLRYGQRVRVIAAPADERWHSPAAIEMVGPRYFGYDLDPHRFDGTVRAGSPIADAAPLGAPPAGVTA
- a CDS encoding DUF917 domain-containing protein; the protein is MSWILTAADLPDLARGATLLGTGGGGDPYIGQMLVQQVLGNGGITILDPDELADDMFVIPTAQMGAPTVMVEKIPAGTEPLAALRTLEAHLGRTAEATMPIECGGVNSMIPLIVAAESGLPVVDADGMGRAFPELSMETFAVYGVQGSPLALAGERGEHVIIDTGSDNRQMESFARAITIRLGGVGHIAEYAMTGADVRRTAIPRTLSMALALGRAIRIAREQHRSPFAALADTLSTTLYSHVRELHVGKVVDVERRTTEGFARGKALIEATDGSGDPVVIAFQNENLTAYRGEELLAIVPDLICVVDHETAEPITTEGLRYGQRVRVLGISTPDLMRTPEALDTFGPSAFGLTETFVPVETLAGRPV